The following are from one region of the Methyloversatilis discipulorum genome:
- the cobO gene encoding cob(I)yrinic acid a,c-diamide adenosyltransferase: MSDLDERHEARMKRKKDVVDQAIAAAQVERGVLVVNTGTGKGKSSAAFGVVARALGHGMKVGVVQFIKGRSDTGEEAFYRRQPDVQWHVSGEGFTWETQNRARDVATAEAAWEQARAFLRDPAIGLVVLDELNIALKYHYLDVANVIADLQARPAMQHVIVTGRAAPPELVEAADTVTDMAMVKHAFKAGVKAMPGLEW; encoded by the coding sequence ATGAGCGATCTTGACGAACGCCATGAAGCGCGCATGAAACGCAAGAAGGACGTGGTGGACCAGGCCATCGCCGCGGCGCAGGTCGAGCGCGGCGTGCTGGTGGTGAATACCGGCACCGGCAAGGGCAAGTCCAGCGCCGCCTTCGGCGTGGTCGCGCGCGCGCTCGGCCACGGCATGAAGGTGGGCGTGGTGCAGTTCATCAAGGGGCGTTCCGACACCGGCGAGGAGGCCTTCTATCGTCGCCAGCCGGACGTGCAGTGGCATGTGTCGGGTGAGGGCTTCACCTGGGAAACGCAGAACCGCGCGCGCGACGTCGCCACCGCCGAAGCGGCCTGGGAACAGGCGCGCGCCTTCCTGCGCGATCCGGCCATCGGCCTGGTCGTGCTGGACGAATTGAATATCGCGCTGAAGTACCACTACCTCGACGTCGCCAACGTCATCGCCGACCTGCAGGCGCGGCCCGCCATGCAGCACGTCATCGTGACCGGCCGCGCGGCGCCGCCGGAACTGGTCGAGGCTGCCGACACGGTGACCGACATGGCCATGGTGAAGCACGCCTTCAAGGCCGGCGTGAAGGCGATGCCGGGGCTGGAGTGGTGA